One segment of Marvinbryantia formatexigens DSM 14469 DNA contains the following:
- a CDS encoding FeoA family protein, translated as MTLGDAQVGSTVVVTKIEGDSAYKRRIMDMGITKGSELYIRKVAPLGDPVEITVRGYELSVRKNDAQCVQVK; from the coding sequence ATGACGTTAGGAGATGCACAGGTAGGAAGCACCGTTGTTGTCACCAAAATTGAAGGGGACAGCGCGTACAAGCGCCGTATTATGGACATGGGAATCACAAAGGGCAGCGAACTCTACATCAGAAAAGTGGCGCCCCTCGGCGACCCGGTAGAGATAACGGTAAGAGGGTATGAGCTTTCCGTCCGTAAAAACGATGCCCAGTGTGTGCAGGTAAAATAG
- a CDS encoding FeoA family protein — MPLAMADVGTVNTIRRIGGNEETRRFLENLGFVAGAEVTVLSAIGGNVIVNIKDSRVAINADMARHIMV, encoded by the coding sequence ATGCCTTTGGCAATGGCGGATGTTGGAACGGTAAATACGATACGCAGAATAGGAGGAAACGAGGAGACGAGACGTTTCCTGGAGAACCTGGGATTTGTAGCCGGTGCAGAAGTCACCGTACTGTCTGCAATCGGAGGAAATGTGATAGTGAATATCAAAGATTCACGGGTCGCTATTAATGCTGATATGGCGCGGCATATTATGGTCTGA